One window from the genome of Deinococcus sp. NW-56 encodes:
- a CDS encoding carbohydrate ABC transporter permease — translation MGEVIRQGLLLLFGLLALFPLYFSVVNSFKDRVQYAENLLNLPFPAHPENYTLAWAQIQGPLLNSVVVTLASVLATLVFASLSAYAFALMDFPGRHLLFGVTFALLLVPEFLTLIPLYVQIQALTLPSNYLAIILPTVAAGQPFAILVLRAAFEAIPRDMLEAARLDWAGHLALLRRIVLPVSLPVLVSVAIIRLIPVWNEYLLPSLVLDERHRTLPVALVAFQGGGAATAVTPNYGALMASYVLAAVPLVLLFAFLMRYYIQGVTSGGVKG, via the coding sequence GTGGGCGAGGTGATACGGCAAGGGCTGCTGCTGCTGTTCGGCCTGCTCGCCCTTTTCCCGCTGTATTTCAGCGTCGTCAACTCATTTAAGGACCGGGTGCAGTACGCCGAGAACCTGCTGAACCTGCCCTTCCCGGCCCACCCGGAGAATTACACGTTGGCCTGGGCACAGATTCAGGGGCCGCTGCTGAACTCGGTGGTCGTGACCCTGGCGAGCGTGCTGGCGACGCTGGTGTTCGCCAGCCTCAGCGCCTACGCCTTCGCGCTGATGGACTTTCCGGGGCGGCACCTGCTGTTCGGGGTCACCTTCGCGCTGCTGCTGGTGCCCGAGTTCCTGACCCTGATTCCGCTGTACGTCCAGATTCAGGCGCTCACGCTGCCCAGCAACTACCTCGCGATCATCCTGCCCACGGTCGCTGCCGGACAGCCCTTCGCCATCCTGGTGCTGCGGGCCGCGTTCGAGGCGATTCCGCGCGACATGCTGGAAGCCGCGCGGCTCGACTGGGCCGGGCACCTCGCGCTGCTGCGGCGGATCGTGCTGCCCGTCAGCCTGCCCGTCCTCGTCAGCGTGGCGATCATCCGGCTGATTCCGGTGTGGAACGAGTACCTGCTGCCCTCGCTGGTCCTCGACGAGCGGCACCGCACCCTGCCCGTCGCGCTCGTGGCCTTTCAGGGGGGCGGGGCGGCCACGGCGGTCACGCCGAACTACGGGGCGTTGATGGCCTCCTACGTGCTGGCGGCGGTGCCGCTGGTGCTGCTGTTCGCCTTCCTGATGCGCTA